The genomic stretch CGACCTTGTAATATgtaatagtaatattttaatgacataTCAGTCAAGTAGGtctaatacaaataatacacacaaaaattaataaaaattaacatgcgtaacatcaattataattagtcaaatcaacaaaatgttttacattttttttaaactaaatctttgacataaaatagttaataatcAGTCGttttttaagtatgtattacaatcagtacctacctactataaactatggaacaataatttaaaaaatatcaacaaaGTGCTCCACCAGCACAAGCTTCGTGGGCACACAATTTACATTGAGCCCACTTTTCTTTGGATCTGTTATTTGAATATGATTCCATACAGTAAATGCAGCAGGATTCCTCTTCTTCTTCATCACTATCTTCTTTTCTTGACAACCTTAACCTTTTTAGTTTTACAGCCTGGTTTTGATCTATTTCTTGTTTTAGTTCATCCAGTAGGCatacttaaacaaataaacacattaaATCAACAATAACATCCTATAATCTTCGTACTTTTTAGCTATAATcagatattaaattgaaaacaagGAGAGTTGAAACAGTCTGTTTCAAATCACCTCGGTGAGAAAAAACCTCCCAATTTTTACTCAAATCTCGATCAAGCAGTAAATAGACAGAAATCAAATTTACCAAGTATATTTCAAGAATCTATagataataagtttttaaaaccTATATAACTCAACCCAAAAAAGAAAACCAATATTAAAGTACAAGCATCGtaaaaaatcatgaaatacttactttttgcgattttcggcACATGTCATTCAGAACTACAAAACTGCACAAATGACGCCACCGGCGTGAACTGACGCGATAGCTTGTGGTAGGAGAAGTTTAAAAAAGACGTTGCCAGATCGCTAAAGGTTTTAAGTTCCGAGAAATCGGGACTGTTTCAACTCACCTTTGTTTCAAATCCCCTCGGTCTCCCCTACTGTAATTTTACTGgtatcacagaatacataatagtagctaaacgctactggtattatataaaagaatagtttattaaaatatggtaAATGGAAAAGACTGAACAGGGTAtcgtataaactataaagcaATGGAAGTTTCAGCATCTATTAACGTAGGTATAGGATAATAGGATAGGATTAAGGTATAGGATATTAGTTAATAGTTATAtacaaaagttttttttaaataaaggttAAATCCCTTAGTTATCTACTAACAACAATAGACCCCAACAGCAGTAACATATTAGCCATTTGGAAGGCCGTCACCAGCACACTTCTGAACGAGTCTACGTGTGCGCGCGTATCGTAACACACCACGCACACATCCGAGTCGTCGTTGGATAGGATTTCTAATAAACAGCCAACctgaaaaaaaatcgataaaacACAGTATCGAAATAGCATCGTATTCATATACGCAGATATTATAATCTGCTAGGTCGATAAAGATGCTCCTGCAACTTCTCCTAGATGGCGTAGAATATTCTTATAGACGTTGTCgaatattaggtaggtattatatcaTATTCTTTGGATGTACCTACAGCAGCAGGCGggcaaaaatattatataaatagaaattttcaacaatttggatttaaattttaagagcGCAATGAAGGGGCGTTGCAGTTTTACAATATCTATCTTATACGCCGCGCGCGTCGCAAAACTCGGCTAGCGAGTTTCTGTTTACGCGGGTTTTGTACGTTTAGCAGCTTCATCGTTATTTAACTAATAGCAGTGCCGCGCGGTTAAATCTTCCTCCGACGATCCAACGGGTAAAATCATGTATTTTTGTCTTGTAGAATCATGTTTATTTGTAGCTCATGGGTTATTCTGATTTATAACTTACAACTTACAAGCTACATTATTGTtaagtttcatccaaatccgtccaaaattttttttgtaaaaatgtaacaaatagATATCAaacgcatttataatatttgtaggaTTTTCCTCcctcatttaaatattttataatcgcGCCTTGCATCTTAAAAGTGCAAACACTTTTATACTAACAAGTTTTCATTCACAATTCCTGTAAGCTTAAAAGCATGCAAAACTAAAAAAGCTTACTTACTAATCCTATAATAGATATCAAAGCCACGCTACTCCGAGGTGAGAGGCAGAAACACTCTCCGTCCTCACATGGATTTAATTCTGATAAATTATCCATTACacaaacacaataatttcTGACAAATGTCAGTTATAGCTGATGACTGagagaatattaattaaaagattgtAAAGATTTAGGtactcatttatttaaaaaaaaatccccaaattctataggtaggtattacaaCGATAGCTGCAgtgtaagttttaaaaatataaattctagCTTATTGCAAATGAATTTCAATCATTCAAAAAAAGAGTATGAAGCAAATAACTCTGGAAAGACAGACCtcttttataaatgaatactCTATGATATTTGCtcttccttattttttttatttattattctatggATGACCAATGTCATCTAACTGCATTCTTTCTGAGTGAAACAATAATTTGCAAAATGGTTCGCTTATTTGCTTTATcagtatttagtatttatttgcTGACATTCGTCTTTGCGGATGATGATCTTACAGGTGTGTATtagtaacatattttattatattatgtgaaaaacACCCACAGATTTCAGGCATTACATGATTATGatcaaaattacaattaaagtaCAAACAAATTGAGTTAATGCAACTTCCAAATCATAAGTTTGTCCTACAAGTCATTATTAAATAGAGCTAAAATTATTGTAGAGTAGTCGTCTCTTcttacacattattttatataggtattttacatacaaacaatCTTTTCTGCAGAAACCTCCGCTCAGCCTGAAGAACTTACCGTAGAAAACGTCATCCAACAAATTGAACATCTCGCAGCATTAGCGGAGAAATCTCGACGTGAAGGAATCCTGTCCACTGATCACACAGAACAACTTTTTGACAAAATAGCTTCATCTTTCAACGATTTGATTGAACTTATCAATGCTAAGAACTACACGGACACATTCTTTACTCTTCAAGGCATAGATAGAGTTATCATTCCAAACATTAGAACGACATACACAGCACTACGACTTCAACTCATTTACCTTCTCaaaacattgtttaaaaatgccCCATCGACTGCCAATACATTCATACCGATGAATATAATAGATATGCTGCTAGATGTatttgaaaatgacgataatcTTGCCCTTAAAGCTCACGCGTTGGATGTTATGTACCAATGGTTACCTAACAACCCCAAACTGCAAGCTAGGGTCATGAAACTAAAGGGACTGGAACCGTTCTATGAACAAATAGCTAAATTAGACTCGAACGTTGTACAGAAGCTTCTAGAtctattcaatattatattggaaGAACATTTGCGCGCaagaaatgaaaaacaaagtAAACCAAATGAGATGTTTAAGTTTTATCAAATGATTGGTTTAGTGGAAAGAATGTCTACACCAACAGTTTGCTATGgtcttcttaatatatttaaggATACAACTACTTTTAGCGGAAATAGCAGGGAAATATTCGTTCCGGTTGCTAAGCTTTTGAAGAATATTCAGCCGTTTTGTTTAAACCTATACAAGGGTAAGAATACAGCGATTGACATATTTCAGAATCTACACGATTTCTTTAAGGAATCCGTTGAGAAGGAATTGTTTAAAGACGTGCAATTTAATGTCACGgatatagatttaattttgacTGAATATAACGAAAAGGTGAAGGAACATTATAAGGatgagttttaaaatattgtaagtttatattatggtctatgaaataaaaatatggaattaaattggtttttttttcctaGTATCCTCTACTCCATTCCATACCATGACCGATCATTAAAATGATGTTTCTAATTTACAATTTCCTTATTTTAAACGAATGAAAAGAATTATGGCATAAATGACCAAAATATTTGTACTTGCTTGGTTTCTTTTTTCGCAGgcagataaattatttattgcagtCTATCGTTATTGATTAAGAACttgataaaattgtaatactctGTTACTTTTGTGTTGTGTTAATATCTGAATTCAAATTAGAAGCAATAACAGCtaagtacttataaatatCCTGCATCCATAATAGCTTCAATTGTAAAGAACCACATTGATAAATATCATTACATATCACATAATTACGACCCTCTGGTGTGGTCTACACACcgcaaataattttgattccCCGACCCATTGTGCAATGATTCCATAGACCTTATAGTAAAGCATAGACAAGGATACAATACAAATCGAAATGTCAATTGTTGGTCTATGATTTATGGTTCGGAACGCTGACTGCGATCTGTTgctacttaatttattatttggatGCCAATTTTATATCGCAGTGTTTGATTGcagtaataagtaataagaaTTGTGTTAACGCAAAAGATTAactttgttataatttaatctttgttgattatattatgtccTGCTGCAGCTGGAACCTAgcttatatctatactaatattataaatctgaagagtttgtttgtttgtttgtttgaatgcgctaatctcaggaactactggtccgatttaaaaaattctttcggtgttagatagcccatttatcgaggaaggctataggctatattatatcatcacgctaagaccaacaggagcggagtaatgcgggtgaaaccgcgcaacacagctagtctaatataaaagTTGGAATTAATACAATAGAGGATTgaacacaaatattttttatgtaataaaatatgccCTAGAATATGTTTAAGGTTTATTTTACACCGGGTCTTATGAAAgtgaaaatacatattttaattttttttttaattatattgaataccTACTAAGGCCCCTTGAAGCGCTTGCagctgtgaaaaaatcaaacttataagccaacACAATCAAAAGATATTACATTACACTTAagtttatgctgcaaattttcgcaaatttcaaAATTCGCAATGGAATCAAAACCTTCAGGCAGACCGTGAACACTTCCGTCTTGGTATTTGGCCGGTTTTATTCTTCACAAGCTCCGGTTCCGACTCCGGTTACGGGTTACCGACTTAGGTTGACCTGGGATAAAAgctctattaaaatataacataacacAGTATTTTCTTGTCTTTGATTGTGAGcgaaaattatacatatttagaaatttaatattagatttattcgttaggtattaatattatgcccACAGAACTATATCTCGATATAGTTCTCTGATTATCCCGACG from Colias croceus chromosome 24, ilColCroc2.1 encodes the following:
- the LOC123702660 gene encoding uncharacterized protein LOC123702660 codes for the protein MVRLFALSVFSIYLLTFVFADDDLTETSAQPEELTVENVIQQIEHLAALAEKSRREGILSTDHTEQLFDKIASSFNDLIELINAKNYTDTFFTLQGIDRVIIPNIRTTYTALRLQLIYLLKTLFKNAPSTANTFIPMNIIDMLLDVFENDDNLALKAHALDVMYQWLPNNPKLQARVMKLKGLEPFYEQIAKLDSNVVQKLLDLFNIILEEHLRARNEKQSKPNEMFKFYQMIGLVERMSTPTVCYGLLNIFKDTTTFSGNSREIFVPVAKLLKNIQPFCLNLYKGKNTAIDIFQNLHDFFKESVEKELFKDVQFNVTDIDLILTEYNEKVKEHYKDEF
- the LOC123702659 gene encoding uncharacterized protein LOC123702659 codes for the protein MDNLSELNPCEDGECFCLSPRSSVALISIIGLVGCLLEILSNDDSDVCVVCYDTRAHVDSFRSVLVTAFQMANMLLLLGSIVENAMLLQIYLWYTLAFIVMGFVVSILSFLFRLQEEGAWSFVAFIPEIVFLFVMYQCLPLVDHYRKRIDVYTYDDS